From a region of the Dictyostelium discoideum AX4 chromosome 2 chromosome, whole genome shotgun sequence genome:
- the rgn gene encoding senescence marker protein-30 family protein, whose protein sequence is MKNFFYFVFLIPAILLLFSFHKMEGSQNFEAENVRATLVYPQHAVLGEGSIWSDTDQVLYWIDIEGKKLFIYNPKTNCNQEFGLSDLPGTVVQRTNGELLIAIRNGITSFNPHTKEFKVMAHPNTVANNRYNDGKCDSQGRFWVSTMSLEQDNPPKASLFKIDRDFHSEKIFDGVRIGNGLVWSIDQKKFYYIDTPTLNIDEMDYNAAQGTVSNRRHCISFENRNFGFPDGMTIDSEGKLWIAHWEGGRVTRWCPITKKLLLTVTVPNVSRVTSCAFGDSDLQSLYITTARRDGEPDSGSLFKYRFTNGIKGNVAFKFQG, encoded by the exons atgaaaaattttttttattttgtcttTTTAATACCAGcaatactattactattttcattTCACAAAATGGAAGGATCACAAAATTTTGAAGCTGAAAATGTTAGAGCTACATTAGTTTATCCTCAACATGCTGTTTTGGGTGAAGGAAGTATTTGGTCAGATACTGATCAAGTCCTATATTGGATTGATATCGAAGGAAAGAAATTATTCAT ttATAACCCAAAAACTAATTGTAATCAAGAATTTGGATTAAGTGATTTACCAGGTACAGTTGTACAAAGAACTAatggtgaattattaattgcaaTTAGAAATGGTATTACATCATTTAATCCACATACAAAGGAATTTAAAGTTATGGCACATCCAAATACAGTTGCCAATAATAGATATAATGATGGTAAATGTGATTCACAAGGTAGATTTTGGGTTAGTACAATGAGTTTGGAGCAAGACAATCCACCAAAAGCAtcactatttaaaattgatagaGATTTTCATTCAGAGAAGATCTTCGATGGTGTTAGAATTGGTAATGGGTTGGTATGGTcaattgatcaaaaaaagttttacTATATTGATACACCAACTTTGAATATCGATGAAATGGATTACAACGCTGCCCAAGGCACTGTATCAAATCGTCGTCATTGTATATCTTTTGAAAACCGTAATTTCGGCTTCCCAGATGGTATGACCATTGATAGTGAAGGTAAACTCTGGATTGCTCATTGGGAGGGTGGTAGAGTTACAAGATGGTGTCCAATCActaaaaaacttttattaaCTGTAACTGTTCCAAATGTCTCAAGGGTCACTTCTTGTGCTTTTGGTGATTCTGATCTTCAATCTCTTTATATCACAACTGCAAGACGTGATGGTGAACCTGATTCtggttcattatttaaatatagatTTACAAATGGTATTAAAGGCAATGTTGCTTTTAAATTCCAaggttaa
- a CDS encoding phosphatidylinositol 4-kinase, producing the protein MSSSLSLAYNNNSSIPSSVLLQQQQQQQQQQQQQQQQPTSSGYSQQCLVPDIFKFSAKVQLAETISYLTPVPVESVEILIKSCCSLLPNKQYIDIQQNDPSIKRIFDLNPSLFSTMISIRAQESVIALSHFYKCSNGNADKRILPILKSFLVYLTYFGNNSGSSGNQLNQSSQSNSSVTQQSQIFSQSNGLSVPVGIHQNDIQNSQNFTYYLLNQLAILSHISTEASDEIVPVFLDFFNQIIKNEQVSIIYGTLHALADKNNTFNFNNDQLSKVINSIELIVENNSNTKYNQKKILLLVCQAFERITYLNELEKDVTRIYRNVFPFTTSSIASTDNEAFVSIINVIRRCGILEENIGKEVLDYCIRFISEIKSLTDSECSVLLSKPFTEQLYQSIFTSLVEMTDKYPEKLLKVIEVLKDFLCVSPVIKNSEETRNSLFTCICNILTNEYKKERGVENCKSIVTSFLNTLHTLYTGYLNDNLNSNGITQQISSTNTTPSSSSTLTTSNSNNNTNSKSPNLNSANINSNNNNNNNGIQIQSLKNIIIIIGKITCSLNDLGIIEITKSNFISRLAFPPSEIDNLILFQLTDIGLLEHPIITDSIVAMITSLFKKICKDSNQGLITNITDIALQKLAKHLVNEKLRLDLCRKILKLFQQLGKSFRRGDNSNFSNTNGGGGGGGGNFNSNYNNMDPNYLSSPILKGMGFLLPTIAELIRTIPIRTLDSSNSVVFNAVVPPTGINSDGEELFNLNSASDVKLYRSVWFYCVFFKFSIQGIWRSDWWLSVQMIAAHLSPLISNKPHNYLEMEVELDSIIKQGLEKDYFYNVKQSLVEQLPNYTAYIKNLTLAQLGFIHSVYILETMRFAVSGSFELAFGYLEDQGIENINVSSCIRAIVDKVFADFLTGYAPISTTPIAEYELSLHAAFLLVKFCYPHEPVRKAADDYISTLVTKFPQVLWSKHCLSTLLDLIEAIGKGAKAKPMDMISVRLTHSHLLIELPDETPVRQRLLQDIIALGNIWLKSGTNAAPSEIQELLQEYMQRFNQLKHQHMGLSLAVEIGSNADLAADKLISNHGAEILTNQAAINNQSQFNNQSGGLASCTTSNAANFVNSLQLKVLYGGEIKGMLHMMNVMDERVQQKKLLQQQQKQLNGEDNDDDDDDDDEEISEEIEDRAYDILVKEFENLISNVHKSNHPANNMAFISIMYRSCAFLINHYFGSNVRLIHMICYAPAYIFTKESMEIGVGCWKWLLAERPDLSKFIMTSISDIWTWTVNQRIGLFANNEREPSPLSISSQQTSMDNKQVNEILSTSPNNNNNNNNTNNNTNNNNPIINDPEASTTGGFNKEDERNKYIRQFKPPKSIDKTSDVPHKIWLDFLEERFTVSRYSSQDQMDIIVGIIQKSVMDPDGLSVSPKSLGSRFKLLLLAMKLIQGDFVRDAFNTRLMRERVYLASLSWFYLAPVWYGPAEAGSQAQLEIDTKTLIEYCKTLQAETIFQFMDKRYTFIQSTGSGSGSTTGSLRSGVSGVGGGVGGNSGISNGGIANGVSTNNNVGNINNNNSNLNLGSNSVLLPNGNYQPSTYATIRGSKMLQQLANGSIGIPMDQSNGSISSSSSVSGLTQSLSSTSLYGGFSMHNYGSGIGVGISPNNFAPTTSNNPYSSVVRNSSTLKQINESSSVSSFDLMNYGGGGLESTRSMLDIAGGGVGTMTSVAGQQISQALLLDSIAGGNLNKPVVSEAHLIELRKRRNLILLLVGNELERMSAWNSPVSRISTQIPEQTKFVYENLPKSMKLKWKDYLISAWKINPKLAIHFSSRFPHSKIKSLLSEMVVKNTKAVLDIPEALPFLVTEENVKANIPELKYLLYWETVTPPMAISLLGKQYHSHPLVSQYACRVLRSFPPETIMFYIPQLTQALRYDRSGQVENYLVQASKTSELLAHQIIWNVQTYTESDPNGRMAPIDDPIIQNVAKRLKDRVIEEMQTQDKVYQNYREEFEFFESFTSISGRLLQLKDPSKRKGQLRDELKMLSVSSNHSPLYMPTNPKSLVVGLEVDSAMTLQSAAKVPILVNFKVIERNLPTPSSSISNVKSPPPSSSPIETTSSVAPTGTSSIHSSSSSTLLPIPLPINGSSNNIINSSNNNNKNITVSPLKSSSGSAMGPPPSQQQQPPLLGSTNPLLRESTRQLRKNVNKKPQENKDTEANNNKVHIQGCIFKSGDDIRQDMLALQIIDIFKRIFKYVGLDLYLFPYKVIATKPGCGMIELVPNTMSRDQIGKKVNGNLYNYFISKYGNKNSIGFQNARRNFIKSMAAYSVVSYILQIKDRHNANILVDEEGHIVHIDFGFIFDISPGGELLTFEASPFKMNQEMIDIMGGKPNAEQFVWFMEQSVRAFLAARQHMDSIITLVELMLDTKLPCFREQTIYNLRQRFCPNKSETIAAKFMSKIVLDSFSTISTFSTYFYDVFQYYDNGIEM; encoded by the exons atgtcatcatcattatcattagcatataataataatagtagtataCCATCATCTGtattattacaacaacaacaacaacaacagcaacaacaacaacagcaacaacaacaaccaacttCATCAGGATATTCACAACAATGTCTAGTACCAGATATATTCAAATTTTCAGCTAAAGTACAATTAGCTGAAACCATCAGTTACTTAACACCAGTACCGGTTGAAAgtgttgaaattttaattaaatcatgttgttcattattaccaaataaacaatataTTGATATTCAACAAAACGATccatcaattaaaagaattttcgATTTAAatccatcattattttcaacaatgatt AGTATTCGAGCACAAGAATCAGTTATTGCACTATCacatttttataaatgttCAAATGGTAATGCAGATAAGAGaattttaccaattttaaaatcatttttagtGTATTTAACAtattttggtaataatagtggtagtagtggtaatcAATTGAACCAATCTTCACAATCAAATAGTAGTGTAACTCAACAATCACAAATATTTTCACAATCTAATGGATTATCAGTACCAGTTGGTATTCATCAAAATGATATTCAAAATTCACAAAATTTCACCTATTAtctattgaatcaattagcAATATTATCCCATATTTCCACTGAAGCTAGTGATGAAATTGTACCAGTTTTCTTGGATTTCtttaatcaaattataaagaaTGAGCAAGTTTCAATCATCTATGGTACACTTCATGCATTGgctgataaaaataatacttttaatttcaataatgatcaattatcaaaagtaattaattcaattgaattaattgttgaaaataattcaaatacaaaatataatcaaaaaaaa ATTCTTTTATTAGTTTGTCAAGCATTTGAAAGAATTacatatttaaatgaattagaAAAGGATGTAACTAGAATTTATAGAAATGTATTCCCATTCACTACATCTTCAATTGCATCAACTGATAATGAAGCATTTGTATCTATTATT aatgtTATTAGAAGATGTGGTATTTTAGAAGAAAATATTGGTAAAGAAGTTTTAGATTATTGTATTAGATTTATTTCAGAGATAAAGAGTTTAACTGATAGTGAATGTTCAGTATTATTAAGTAAACCATTCACAGAACAACTTtatcaatcaatttttaCATCATTGGTTGAAATGACAGATAAGTATCCTGAAAAGTTATTAAAGGTAATTGAAGTATTAAAAGATTTCCTTTGTGTTTCACCAGTGATTAAGAATAGTGAAGAGACTAGAAATTCATTATTCACTTGTATTTGCAACATTTTAAcaaatgaatataaaaaagaaagaggtgttgaaaattgtaaatcaATCGTTACATCATTCTTAAATACATTACATACATTATATACAggttatttaaatgataatctCAATAGTAATGGCATAACACAACAAATTtcatcaacaaatacaacaccatcatcctcatcaactttaacaacatcaaatagtaataataatacaaattcaaaatcaccaaatttaaatagtgcaaatataaattcaaataataataataataataatggtattcaaattcaatcattaaaaaatataataattataattggtaaaattacatgttcattaaatgatttaggtattattgaaattacgAAATCAAATTTCATTAGTAGATTAGCTTTTCCACCAagtgaaattgataatttaatattatttcaattgaCAGATATTGGTTTATTGGAACATCCAATTATAACAGATTCAATTGTTGCAATGATTAcaagtttatttaaaaagatttgtAAAGATTCTAATCAAGGtttaattacaaatattaCCGATATAGCATTACAAAAATTGGCAAAACATTTAGTTAATGAGAAATTACGTCTAGATTTATGTAgaaagattttaaaacttttccAACAGCTAGGTAAAAGTTTTAGAAGGggtgataatagtaatttttcaaatacaaatggtggtggtggtggaggtggtggtaatttcaatagtaattataataatatggatccaaattatttatcatcaccaattttaaaaggtATGGGATTCTTATTACCAACAATAGCAGAGTTAATTAGAACTATACCAATTAGAACATTGGATAGTTCAAATTCTGTGGTTTTTAATGCAGTTGTACCACCTACTGGAATCAATAGTGATGGAGAGGAGTTGTTCAATTTAAATAGTGCCTCTGATGTTAAGCTTTATAGATCGGTTTGGTTCTATTGtgttttctttaaattctcaATTCAAGGTATATGGAGAAGTGATTGGTGGCTAAGTGTTCAAATGATAGCTGCACATTTATCACCATTGATTTCAAATAAACCTCATAACTACTTGGAAATGGAGGTTGAATTGGATAGTATTATTAAACAAGGCCTTGAAAAGGACTACTTTTACAATGTTAAACAATCATTGGTTGAACAATTACCAAACTATACTGCCtatataaagaatttaacATTGGCTCAATTGGGATTCATTCATTCGGTTTACATATTGGAGACTATGAGATTCGCTGTGTCTGGCTCATTCGAATTGGCATTTGGTTATTTGGAAGATCAAGGTATTGAAAACATTAATGTATCATCTTGTATTCGTGCAATTGTCGATAAGGTATTCGCAGATTTCCTAACTGGCTACGCTCCAATCTCGACAACACCAATCGCAGAATATGAGTTATCACTCCATGCCGCTTTCCTTTTGGTCAAATTTTGTTATCCACACGAACCAGTGCGTAAGGCTGCCGATGATTATATCTCAACATTGGTCACTAAATTCCCACAAGTTTTATGGAGTAAACATTGTCTTTCAACACTATTGGATCTAATTGAAGCCATTGGTAAAGGCGCAAAAGCAAAACCAATGGATATGATTTCAGTTAGATTAACTCATTCACATCTATTGATTGAATTACCCGATGAAACACCAGTTCGTCAACGTCTTTTACAAGATATCATAGCTTTGGGTAACATTTGGTTAAAGAGTGGTACCAATGCAGCACCCTCTGAAATCCAAGAATTACTTCAAGAGTATATGCAAAgatttaatcaattaaaacatcAACATATGGGTCTATCATTAGCCGTTGAAATTGGTTCGAATGCTGATTTAGCAGCCGATAAATTAATCTCAAATCATGGTGCTGAAATTTTAACAAATCAAGCTGCAATCAATAATCAATCACAATTTAACAATCAATCTGGTGGTTTGGCAAGTTGTACAACTAGTAATGCTGCAAACTTTGTAAATTCATTACAATTAAAAGTACTCTATGGTGGTGAAATTAAAGGTATGTTACATATGATGAATGTTATGGATGAACGTGTtcaacaaaagaaattattacaacaacaacaaaaacaacttAATGGTGAAGacaatgatgatgacgacgacgacgatgatgaagaaatttcagaagaaattgaagatAGAGCATATGATATTTTagttaaagaatttgaaaatttaatttcaaatgttcATAAAAGTAATCATCCAGCAAATAATATGGCATTCATTTCAATTATGTATAGATCATGtgcatttttaattaatcattACTTTGGTTCAAATGTACGTTTAATTCATATGATTTGTTATGCACCTGCTTATATTTTCACAAAAGAATCAATGGAGATTGGTGTTGGCTGTTGGAAATGGTTATTAGCTGAAAGACCTGATCTTTCAAAATTCATTATGACTTCAATTAGTGATATTTGGACATGGACAGTTAATCAAAGAATTGGTCTTTTTGCAAATAATGAAAGAGAACCATCACCATTATCTATCTCTAGTCAACAAACTTCAATGGATAATAAACAagttaatgaaattttatcaacttcaccaaataataataataataataataataccaataataataccaataataataatccaattaTTAATGATCCTGAAGCAAGTACAACTGGtggttttaataaagaagatgaaagaaataaatatattagaCAATTTAAAccaccaaaatcaattgataaaactaGTGATGTTCCTCATAAGATTTGGTTAGATTTCTTAGAAGAAAGATTCACTGTCTCTAGATATAGCTCACAAGATCAAATGGATATTATTGTTGGTATCATTCAAAAATCAGTTATGGATCCAGATGGTCTTAGTGTTTCACCAAAGAGTTTAGGTTCACGTTtcaaattattgttattggcAATGAAGTTAATTCAAGGTGATTTTGTTCGTGATGCTTTTAATACTCGTTTAATGCGTGAAAGAGTTTATTTAGCTTCCCTAAGTTGGTTTTATTTAGCACCAGTTTGGTATGGTCCTGCTGAAGCTGGCTCACAAGCTCAATTAGAAATTGATACAAAAACATTGATTGAATATTGTAAGACACTTCAAGCTGAAACTATCTTTCAATTTATGGATAAACGTTATACATTCATTCAAAGTactggtagtggtagtggtagtacaACTGGTAGTTTAAGAAGTGGTGTtagtggtgttggtggtggtgttggtggtaatAGTGGTATTTCAAATGGTGGTATTGCAAATGGTGTttcaaccaataataatgttggtaatattaataataataatagtaatttaaatCTTGGATCAAATTCAGTATTACTACCAAATGGTAATTATCAACCATCAACCTATGCAACTATTAGAGGTAGTAAAATGTTACAACAATTAGCTAATGGTAGTATTGGTATTCCAATGGATCAATCAAATGGTTcaatatcatcttcatcatcagtaAGTGGTTTAACACAAAGTTTATCATCAACCTCGTTATATGGTGGATTTAGTATGCATAATTATGGTAGTGGTATTGGTGTTGGTATAAGTCCAAATAATTTCGcaccaacaacatcaaataaTCCTTACTCTTCAGTGGTTCGTAATTCATCaacattaaaacaaattaatgaatcatcatcagtatcatcatttgatttaatgaattatggtggtggtggattGGAAAGTACAAGAAGTATGTTAGATATTGcaggtggtggtgttggtacAATGACATCAGTTGCAGGTCAACAAATTTCTCAAGCATTATTATTGGATTCAATAGCAggtggtaatttaaataaaccagTTGTAAGTGAAGCACATTTAATTGAGTTAAGAAAGAGAAGAAATTTAATACTTTTATTGGTTGGTAATGAATTGGAGAGAATGTCAGCATGGAATTCACCAGTTAGTCGTATCTCTACACAAATTCCAGAACAAACTAAATTTGTCTATGAaaatttaccaaaatcaatgaaattgaaatggaaagattatttaatctCTGCATGGAAAATCAATCCAAAATTGGCCATTCATTTTAGTTCTCGTTTCCCTCATTCAAAGATTAAGAGTTTATTAAGTGAAATGGTGGTAAAGAATACTAAAGCAGTTTTAGACATTCCAGAGGCATTACCATTTTTAGTGACTGAAGAGAATGTCAAGGCCAATATACCAGAGTTAAAGTATCTTTTATATTGGGAAACTGTTACACCACCTATGGCAATTTCATTATTGGGAAAACAATATCATTCTCATCCATTGGTTTCACAGTATGCATGTCGTGTACTTCGTTCATTCCCACCTGAAACCATCATGTTTTACATTCCACAATTAACTCAAGCATTACGTTACGATAGATCGGGTCAAGTTGAGAACTATTTGGTTCAAGCATCTAAAACCTCTGAACTTTTAGCTCATCAAATCATTTGGAATGTTCAAACCTACACTGAAAGCGATCCAAATGGTCGTATGGCACCTATCGATGATCCAATCATTCAAAATGTTGCAAAACGTTTGAAAGATCGTGTCATTGAAGAAATGCAAACTCAAGATAAAGTCTATCAAAATTATCgtgaagaatttgaattCTTTGAATCATTCACTTCAATCTCTGGTCGTTTACTTCAACTTAAAGATCCATCAAAGAGAAAAGGTCAATTGAGAGATGAATTGAAAATGTTATCAGTTTCAAGTAATCATTCACCATTGTATATGCCAACCAATCCAAAATCATTAGTTGTTGGTTTAGAAGTTGATTCTGCAATGACACTTCAATCCGCTGCAAAAGTACCAATTCTTGTAAACTTTAAAGTCATTGAAAGAAATTTACCAACTCCTTCATCAAGTATCTCAAATGTtaaatcaccaccaccaagtAGTTCACCAATTGAAACAACTTCATCAGTTGCTCCAACTGGTACTTCATCAATTcattcttcatcatcttcaactttattaccaataccattaccaattaatggtagtagtaataatattattaatagtagtaataataataataaaaatattactgtatcaccattaaaatcatcaagTGGATCTGCAATGggaccaccaccatcacaacaacaacaaccaccattattaGGTAGTACAAATCCATTATTAAGAGAAAGTACAAGACAACTTAGAAagaatgtaaataaaaaaccacaAGAAAATAAGGATACTgaagcaaataataataaagttcaTATTCAAGGTTGTATCTTTAAATCTGGTGATGATATTAGACAAGATATGTTGGCACTTCAAATCATTGATATCTTTAAACGTATTTTCAAATATGTTGGATTGGATCTATATTTATTCCCATACAAAGTAATTGCAACTAAACCAGGTTGTGGTATGATTGAATTGGTACCTAATACAATGTCACGTGATCAAATTGGTAAAAAAGTTAATGGTAATCTTTACAATTATTTCATTAGTAAATAtggtaataaaaattcaatcgGTTTCCAAAATGCTCGtagaaatttcattaaatcgATGGCTGCCTATTCTGTGGTAAGTTATATCCTTCAAATTAAAGATCGTCACAATGCAAACATTTTAGTCGACGAGGAGGGTCATATCGTTCATATCGATTTCGGTTTCATTTTCGATATCTCTCCAGGTGGTGAATTGTTAACATTTGAAGCTTCCCCATTCAAGATGAATCAAGAAATGATCGATATTATGGGTGGTAAACCAAATGCTGAACAATTTGTTTGGTTTATGGAACAATCAGTACGTGCTTTCTTGGCTGCTAGACAACATATGGATAGTATCATCACCTTGGTCGAACTAATGTTGGATACCAAATTACCATGTTTCCGTGAACAAACCATTTATAATCTTCGTCAAAGATTCTGTCCAAATAAGAGTGAAACTATTGCTGCTAAATTTATGAGTAAAATCGTTTTAGATTCTTTCTCAACAATTAGTACTTTCTCTACATATTTCTATGATGTTTTCCAATATTATGATAATGGTATTGAaatgtaa
- the hspG12 gene encoding heat shock protein Hsp20 domain-containing protein, translated as MATIFDILNTLNNNNNNKNYFESCKRQRTNNKTNKTIIDILPPMDVTMTNDKLIIETELAGISKDDIEISINDSILTIQGEKKKNLNKQLIIEKSSSSPSLLDTKEDEASIEEFDEDDIKPKSTETTSTLSNSKENKKDENKSKSTEKKFISERSFGNFKRYLDLTKFLYQLDLNSINTQFENGLLTITINKKLHYSNTIKININ; from the coding sequence atggctactatttttgatattttaaatacccttaataataataataacaataaaaattattttgaaagtTGTAAAAGACAACgcacaaataataaaacaaacaaaaccATTATTGATATACTACCACCAATGGATGTAACTATgacaaatgataaattaatcaTTGAAACAGAGTTAGCAGGCATTTCAAAagatgatattgaaattagTATTAATGATTCGATACTCACAATTCAAggtgaaaagaaaaagaatttaaataaacaattaattattgaaaaatcatcatcatcaccatcattattagATACCAAAGAAGATGAAGCATCAATTGAAGAgtttgatgaagatgatattaaaccaaaatcaacAGAAACTACTAGTACCTTATCCAACTCTAAAGagaataaaaaagatgaaaacaaatcaaaatcaactgaaaaaaagtttatttcaGAAAGatcatttggtaattttaagagatatttagatttaactaaatttttatatcaattagatttaaattcaatcaatactcaatttgaaaatggtttattaacaattacaatcaatAAGAAATTACATTAttcaaatacaattaaaattaatataaattag
- the DG1122 gene encoding E set domain-containing protein has translation MPISIECILESAVFFPGDTIFCRIFISNLGGFNNNDIENVTSSKQTQREQSISWITAQVYGNLMVESSFIKLNSSNKSNKNKTKQQQQPQPQQSSSQENKNNQQQPQQQPQQQQQQQQQQFKLNPKQSLTSGKKFTAGVSSATSLPNLSEIGENGKPIFTSPTTFLASELYIPPGQTKSFIYYLTLPSPLPPSFKGTSLKYSYFLSIASQVYTNPAQILTVPIRILTPASALRSIKFKSNMMFDFEEGSAETTQEYSRNNLEVVSKWPISPFKKSQYFPLPYPQNLSQYDSNNTKKSVIDILNKHSTPVSIVISKGTDKLATFSICKTAFSLGDSVHGTFDFSIATIPCFKILIKLECEEIIDSKYLQSTRGSNKPIRKLYGELHEFTTNLRQTHFIFHIPVEASPEFSTKYVSVKWSLRFEFVTPMKSSYTPYQPIQSTTNTNNNINNNNNMVSNRSNSSNNLPILITPPNTPSSLSNTPTSVSPIKSSTNNLEPHINKNNNNNNNNNNNNSNHSRNNSVENLNHQQHLQELQQQKQQQRDHINRDYDDDDNQSSSHSENAIVNDDTLSNSSSNFSSSTNNSKLNTTQTINNNNNNNNNTNSNNNNNNTNTNSNNNNNNNNNNNNNNNNNNNNNNNINNNNNQNNKNNNNQNQQTSLIAKKKKLFPHPNIGVLRDDGSVPIVDTLHWSLPIRVLVGFPPHELLHTNKNELIL, from the exons atgccAATATCAATTGAATGTATATTAGAATCTGCAGTTTTTTTTCCAGGTGATACAATATTTTGTagaatatttatttcaaatttaggAGGATTTAATAAcaatgatattgaaaatgttaCAAGTAGTAAACAAACTCAAAGAGAACAATCTATATCATGGATAACAGCACAAGTTTATGGTAATTTAATGGTAGAAtcttcatttattaaattaaattcttcaaataaatcaaataaaaataaaactaaacagcaacaacaaccacaaccacaacaatcatcttcacaagaaaataaaaataatcaacagcaaccacaacaacaaccacaacaacagcaacaacaacaacaacaacaattcaaattaaaCCCAAAACAATCATTAACTAGTGGTAAAAAATTTACAGCTGGTGTTTCTAGTGCCACatcattaccaaatttaTCAGAAATTGGAGAAAATGGCAAACCAATATTTACTTCACCAACAACTTTTTTAGCATCAGAATTATATATACCACCTGGTCAAACTAAATCTT ttatttattatttaacattaccatcaccattaccaccatcatTTAAAGGAACAAGTTTAAAATatagttattttttatcaattgcaTCACAAGTTTATACGAATCCAGCACAAATTTTAACAGTACCAATTAGGATATTAACACCAGCATCAGCGTTaagatcaattaaatttaagaGTAATATGATGTTTGATTTTGAAGAAGGATCAGCAGAAACTACTCAAGAATATAGTAGAAATAATTTAGAGGTAGTTTCGAAATGGCCCATTTCACCATTCAAGAAATCCCAATACTTTCCATTACCTTATCCACAAAATCTATCACAATATGATTCAAACAATACAAAGAAATCTGTAATTGATATTCTAAATAAACATTCAACACCAGTTTCAATCGTAATTTCAAAGGGTACTGATAAATTGGcaactttttcaatttgtaaAACAGCTTTTAGTTTAGGTGATTCAGTTCATGGTACTTTTGATTTCTCAATTGCAACCATACCATGTTTTAAAATCCTAATTAAATTGGAATGTGAAGAAATCATTGACTCTAAATATCTTCAATCAACTCGTGGttcaaataaaccaattagAAAATTATATGGTGAACTTCATGAATTCACCACTAATTTAAGACAaactcattttatttttcatatacCTGTTGAAGCTTCTCCTGAATTTTCTACAAAATATg tATCAGTAAAATGGTCATTAAGATTCGAATTTGTTACACCAATGAAATCATCATATACACCTTATCAACCAATTCAATCTACAaccaatacaaataataatattaataataataataatatggtATCAAATAGAtctaatagtagtaataatttaccaattttaataactCCACCAAatacaccatcatcattatcaaatacaCCAACATCAGTATCACCAATAAAATCATctacaaataatttagaaccacatattaataaaaataataataataataataataataataataataatagtaatcaCTCTAGAAATAATAGTGTTgagaatttaaatcatcaacaacatttacaagaattacaacaacaaaaacaacaacaaagggATCATATAAATAGagattatgatgatgatgataatcaaAGTAGTAGTCATTCTGAAAATGCAATTGTAAATGATGATACTTtaagtaatagtagtagtaatttttcatcttcaacaaataatagtaaattaaatacaacccaaacaattaataataataataataataataataataccaatagcaataataataataataataccaataccaatagcaataataataataataataataataataataataataataataataataataataataataataataatattaataataataataatcaaaataataaaaataataataatcaaaatcaacaaactTCATTAATtgcaaagaaaaagaaattattccCACACCCAAATATTGGTGTCTTAAGAGATGATGGTTCAGTACCAATAGTTGATACTTTACATTGGAGTTTACCAATTAGAGTTTTAGTTGGATTCCCACCTCATGAATTATTacatacaaataaaaatgaattaattctttaa